One genomic region from Streptomyces sp. NBC_00457 encodes:
- a CDS encoding response regulator, translated as MPSESKILIVDDHKDTLYALESALAPLGYLLARATSGDEALKQVLRGRVGLLLLDVRMPGVGGLDVVRYMRRVEQTQYIPVILLTGYGADHELTSTAFGLGVADLVMKPIDPWALRTKVRYLYDAHQRHLALEREVRALRALVQDHPPRPALPHPDARVPNQRPSGTQTGKLEQDRT; from the coding sequence ATGCCGTCGGAATCCAAGATCCTCATCGTCGACGATCACAAGGACACGCTCTACGCACTGGAGAGCGCCCTGGCGCCGCTGGGCTATCTGCTGGCCCGCGCCACCAGCGGTGACGAGGCACTCAAGCAGGTGCTCCGCGGCCGGGTCGGCCTTCTTCTGCTCGATGTGCGCATGCCCGGCGTCGGCGGCCTCGACGTGGTCCGCTACATGCGGCGCGTGGAACAGACCCAGTACATCCCCGTCATCCTGCTCACCGGCTACGGCGCCGACCACGAACTGACCTCCACCGCCTTCGGCCTCGGCGTCGCCGACCTCGTCATGAAGCCCATCGACCCCTGGGCCCTGCGCACCAAGGTCCGCTACCTGTACGACGCCCACCAGCGCCACCTCGCTCTCGAACGCGAGGTCCGCGCACTGCGCGCCCTCGTCCAGGACCACCCCCCGCGGCCCGCGCTGCCCCACCCCGACGCCCGCGTACCGAACCAGCGGCCCTCGGGCACCCAAACCGGAAAACTCGAACAGGACCGGACATAG
- a CDS encoding SDR family oxidoreductase — protein MTGICDGRVVIVTGAGRGLGRAHALAFAAEGARVVVNDLGVGLDGTPGPDSPAGQVVDEIRAAGGEAVAHGGDIATTDGAAALIRTALETYGRLDTLVNNAGFLRDRMLVNLDEDDWDAVVRVHLKGHFLPLKHAAAHWRAEAKAGRLPDARIVNTSSGAGLLGSVGQGNYSAAKAGIVGLTLVAAAELGRYGVQVNAIAPAARTRMTERTFAETMAAPDTGFDTMAPENVSPLVVWLGSAGSAGVTGRVFEAEGGRVTVMEGWRPGPTADKGARWDAGEVGETVLKLLEEAEVPGEVYGA, from the coding sequence ATGACCGGAATCTGCGACGGACGCGTCGTGATCGTCACCGGCGCGGGCCGTGGCCTCGGCCGCGCCCACGCGCTGGCGTTCGCCGCCGAGGGCGCGCGGGTCGTCGTCAACGACCTCGGCGTCGGCCTGGACGGCACACCGGGCCCCGACAGCCCGGCCGGCCAGGTCGTCGACGAGATCCGCGCGGCGGGCGGCGAGGCGGTCGCGCACGGCGGCGACATCGCCACGACCGACGGCGCCGCCGCACTGATCCGGACCGCCCTGGAGACCTACGGTCGGCTCGACACGCTCGTCAACAATGCGGGCTTCCTGCGCGACCGGATGCTGGTCAACCTGGACGAGGACGACTGGGACGCCGTCGTACGCGTCCACCTCAAGGGTCACTTCCTGCCTCTGAAGCACGCCGCCGCGCACTGGCGCGCCGAGGCCAAGGCGGGCCGTCTGCCCGACGCGCGGATCGTCAACACCAGCAGCGGTGCGGGGCTGCTCGGCTCGGTCGGACAGGGCAACTACAGCGCGGCGAAGGCCGGAATCGTCGGTCTGACGCTGGTCGCCGCGGCCGAGCTGGGGCGCTACGGGGTTCAGGTCAACGCGATCGCCCCCGCGGCCCGGACCCGGATGACGGAACGTACCTTCGCCGAGACCATGGCGGCACCGGACACCGGCTTCGACACGATGGCCCCGGAGAACGTCTCGCCGCTGGTGGTCTGGCTGGGCTCGGCGGGGAGCGCGGGGGTGACCGGGCGGGTCTTCGAGGCGGAGGGGGGCAGGGTCACGGTCATGGAGGGCTGGCGCCCGGGACCGACCGCCGACAAGGGGGCGCGGTGGGATGCGGGGGAGGTGGGGGAGACGGTGCTGAAGTTGTTGGAGGAGGCGGAGGTGCCGGGAGAGGTGTATGGGGCGTAG
- a CDS encoding chorismate mutase — protein MTTSNTSTGDVDPAVREELARLRDSIDNIDAAVVHMLAERFKCTQQVGHLKAAHQLPPADPAREARQIARLRALAESAKLDPAFAEKFLNFIIGEVIRHHEIIAEDTVNGSMPAAD, from the coding sequence ATGACCACCAGCAACACCTCGACCGGTGACGTCGACCCCGCCGTCCGCGAGGAACTCGCCCGGCTACGCGACAGCATCGACAACATCGACGCGGCCGTCGTCCACATGCTCGCCGAACGCTTCAAATGCACCCAGCAGGTCGGCCACCTCAAAGCCGCGCACCAGCTGCCGCCCGCCGATCCCGCCCGCGAGGCCCGGCAGATCGCCCGGCTGCGCGCACTCGCCGAGAGCGCCAAGCTGGACCCCGCCTTTGCTGAGAAGTTCCTCAATTTCATCATCGGCGAAGTGATCAGACACCACGAGATCATCGCCGAGGACACGGTGAACGGCTCTATGCCGGCGGCCGATTGA
- the pepN gene encoding aminopeptidase N, with amino-acid sequence MSVLTRDEAQTRARLLDVHRYQIELDLTRGEELFDSVTVIHFTVRSDLEASDTFVELKPAELRNARLDGRHLDLDTLDENRLPLKDLTPGEHVLHIDAGMRYSRTGEGMHRFTDPTDGETYVYTQLFMDDVQRVFAAFDQPDLKAVFELSIKAPEGWTVLANGITEHQGDGLWKAAPTPLISTYLVAVAAGPWHSVRTEHRGLPFGLHCRRSLAPHLDTDAEELLEVTRACYDRYHEKFEEPYPFDSYDQAFVPEFNAGAMENPGLVTFRDEFVYRSAVTDTERQTRAMVIAHEMAHMWFGDLVTLRWWDDIWLNESFAEYMGYQTLIEATRFTDTWVEFGVNRKAWGYDADQRPSTHPVAPEAVDDTASALLNFDGISYAKGASALRQLVAWLGEKDFLAGINTHFARHKFANAALADFIDSLAAATDRDVHAWADAWLRTTGVDTLTPHITPGDDGTCTLTVDHAGSRPHHIAVGLYDLDLTDEGRLTLRERLDLDIPQTDTRPIGKRPALLLLNDGDLSYAKVRFDTDSFRAVHAGLSGLPDPLTRAVVWNALRDAVRDGVSAHPGTTAEPAMPATAYLEAARAHLPHETDLAIVQGVLAFAAGQIADRYLTPEQRPAALTTLSDLCRDLMRRTEDGDHPGLRLIAVRHFIDVAAQPDTIAAWLADGTVPGGPELDPELRWRVLARLAVLGATDESAIAAELDRDPSATGQEGAARCRAALPDPDAKRTAWEAMFATDDLSNYLFTATAQGFWQPEQADLVREYVPRYYADAVAVAARRGPAIAEAAGRWAFPVHAVDPDTLRLGETCLRDGDPIPALRRKLVDQLDDLARALRVREA; translated from the coding sequence ATGTCCGTACTCACGCGCGACGAAGCGCAGACCCGTGCCCGGCTTCTCGACGTCCACCGCTACCAGATCGAACTCGATCTGACGCGAGGCGAGGAGCTCTTCGACTCCGTCACCGTCATCCACTTCACGGTACGGAGCGATCTCGAGGCCTCGGACACCTTCGTCGAGCTCAAGCCCGCCGAGCTGCGCAATGCCCGCCTGGACGGACGCCACCTAGACCTGGACACCCTGGACGAGAACCGGCTGCCCCTCAAGGACCTCACTCCGGGCGAGCACGTACTGCACATCGACGCCGGCATGCGCTACTCGCGCACCGGCGAGGGCATGCACCGCTTCACCGACCCCACCGACGGCGAGACCTACGTCTACACCCAGCTGTTCATGGACGACGTCCAGCGCGTCTTCGCCGCCTTCGACCAGCCCGACCTCAAGGCCGTCTTCGAACTGTCGATCAAGGCCCCCGAAGGCTGGACCGTCCTCGCCAACGGCATCACCGAGCACCAGGGCGACGGCCTGTGGAAGGCGGCTCCCACCCCGCTGATCTCCACCTATCTCGTCGCCGTCGCCGCCGGCCCCTGGCACTCCGTGCGCACCGAACACCGCGGCCTGCCCTTCGGCCTGCACTGCCGCCGCTCCCTCGCCCCTCACCTCGACACCGACGCCGAGGAACTCCTCGAGGTCACGCGCGCGTGCTACGACCGCTACCACGAGAAGTTCGAAGAGCCCTACCCCTTCGACTCCTACGACCAGGCGTTCGTCCCCGAGTTCAACGCCGGCGCCATGGAGAACCCCGGACTGGTCACCTTCCGTGACGAGTTCGTCTACCGCTCCGCCGTCACCGACACCGAGCGGCAGACCCGCGCCATGGTCATCGCCCACGAGATGGCCCACATGTGGTTCGGCGACCTCGTCACCCTCCGCTGGTGGGACGACATCTGGCTGAACGAGTCCTTCGCCGAGTACATGGGCTACCAGACCCTCATCGAAGCAACCCGATTCACTGACACCTGGGTCGAGTTCGGCGTCAACCGCAAGGCCTGGGGCTACGACGCCGACCAGCGCCCCTCCACCCACCCCGTCGCCCCCGAAGCCGTCGACGACACCGCCTCCGCCCTCCTCAACTTCGACGGCATCTCCTACGCCAAGGGCGCCTCCGCACTACGGCAACTCGTCGCCTGGCTCGGTGAGAAGGACTTCCTCGCCGGCATCAACACCCACTTCGCCCGCCACAAGTTCGCCAACGCCGCCCTCGCCGACTTCATCGACTCCCTCGCCGCCGCCACCGACCGCGACGTCCACGCCTGGGCCGACGCCTGGCTGCGCACCACCGGCGTCGACACCCTCACCCCCCACATCACCCCCGGCGACGACGGCACCTGCACCCTCACCGTCGACCATGCCGGTAGCCGCCCCCACCACATCGCCGTCGGCCTCTACGACCTCGACCTCACCGACGAAGGCCGCCTCACCCTGCGCGAACGCCTCGACCTCGACATCCCGCAGACCGACACCCGGCCCATCGGCAAACGCCCCGCACTGCTCCTGCTCAACGACGGCGACCTCAGCTACGCCAAGGTCCGCTTCGACACCGACTCCTTCCGGGCCGTGCACGCCGGCCTGTCCGGCCTGCCCGACCCCCTCACCCGAGCCGTCGTCTGGAACGCCCTCAGGGACGCCGTACGCGACGGCGTCAGTGCCCATCCGGGGACGACCGCCGAACCCGCGATGCCCGCCACCGCCTACCTCGAAGCGGCCCGCGCCCACCTCCCGCACGAAACCGACCTCGCCATCGTCCAGGGCGTCCTCGCCTTCGCCGCCGGACAGATCGCCGACCGCTACCTCACCCCCGAGCAGCGGCCCGCCGCGCTGACCACCCTCTCCGACCTCTGCCGCGACCTGATGCGCCGCACCGAGGACGGCGACCACCCCGGCCTGCGCCTGATCGCCGTACGCCACTTCATCGACGTCGCCGCCCAGCCCGACACCATCGCCGCCTGGCTCGCCGACGGCACCGTGCCCGGCGGCCCGGAACTCGACCCCGAGCTGCGCTGGCGCGTCCTGGCCCGCCTCGCCGTCCTCGGCGCCACCGACGAGTCGGCCATCGCCGCCGAACTGGACCGCGACCCCAGCGCCACCGGCCAGGAAGGCGCCGCCCGCTGCCGGGCCGCCCTGCCCGACCCGGACGCCAAGCGCACGGCCTGGGAGGCGATGTTCGCCACCGACGACCTCTCCAACTACCTCTTCACGGCAACCGCCCAGGGCTTCTGGCAGCCCGAACAGGCCGACCTCGTACGGGAGTACGTGCCGCGCTACTACGCGGACGCCGTCGCCGTGGCCGCCCGCCGCGGCCCCGCCATCGCAGAAGCCGCCGGCCGCTGGGCCTTCCCCGTCCACGCCGTCGACCCCGACACCCTGCGTCTGGGCGAGACCTGCCTGCGCGACGGCGACCCCATCCCCGCCCTGCGCCGCAAACTGGTCGACCAGCTCGACGACCTCGCACGGGCCTTGCGCGTCCGGGAGGCATAG
- a CDS encoding AraC family transcriptional regulator, protein MYHTWMRFFTPGPAHHRLGLVCLGVGLQYGALPTVGPRTLDSHVAVVISTGGGWYAGPDGRRTTVTAPALLWLTPGVPHHYGPDPDTGWDEGFVGFAGPATATYTELGYIEPGRPVVPLADATGPRAVVARIVRAARRDNPLLEVETGAAVHELLVALRRARADLTPAGNQVLKALARDACLPMSVADHAARHGMTTAELRAAVRRVAGCSPKDYLLGIRLGRAKELLAATELPVAAVARRVGYDDPAYFSRLFTRRVGMAPIRFRAQEGRTVPGGWSDRIPDPDDPPVIERPR, encoded by the coding sequence ATGTACCACACCTGGATGCGGTTCTTCACGCCCGGCCCCGCCCACCACCGGCTCGGCCTGGTCTGCCTAGGCGTCGGCCTCCAGTACGGCGCCCTGCCCACCGTAGGACCGCGCACCCTCGACAGCCACGTCGCCGTCGTGATCAGCACCGGCGGCGGCTGGTACGCCGGCCCCGACGGCCGCCGTACCACCGTCACCGCGCCCGCACTGCTGTGGCTCACACCCGGCGTCCCGCACCACTACGGGCCCGACCCCGACACCGGCTGGGACGAGGGCTTCGTCGGCTTCGCCGGACCCGCCACCGCCACCTACACCGAACTCGGCTACATCGAACCCGGCCGCCCCGTGGTGCCCCTCGCGGACGCCACCGGCCCGCGCGCCGTCGTCGCCCGCATCGTGCGCGCCGCCCGTCGCGACAACCCGCTCCTGGAAGTGGAGACCGGCGCCGCCGTCCACGAACTCCTCGTCGCCCTGCGCCGCGCCCGCGCCGACCTGACCCCCGCCGGAAACCAGGTCCTCAAGGCGCTCGCCCGCGACGCCTGTCTGCCGATGTCGGTCGCCGACCACGCCGCCCGGCACGGCATGACCACCGCCGAACTACGCGCCGCCGTCCGCCGCGTGGCCGGCTGCAGCCCCAAGGACTACCTGCTCGGCATCCGCCTCGGCCGCGCCAAGGAACTCCTCGCCGCCACCGAACTGCCCGTCGCCGCCGTCGCCCGCCGCGTCGGCTACGACGACCCCGCCTACTTCTCCCGCCTGTTCACCCGCCGCGTCGGCATGGCCCCCATCCGCTTCCGCGCCCAGGAGGGCCGCACCGTCCCCGGCGGCTGGAGCGACCGCATCCCCGACCCCGACGACCCACCCGTCATCGAACGCCCGCGCTGA
- a CDS encoding glycoside hydrolase family 35 protein, whose protein sequence is MSDFTVGDTDFLLDGRPVRLLSGALHYFRVHEEQWGHRLAMLRAMGLNCVETYVPWNLHEPGPGRFRDVGALGRFLDAAREAGLWAIVRPGPYICAEWENGGLPHWVPGHARTRDERFLRPVERWFGRLLEEVVPRQIDRGGPVIMVQVENEYGSYGSDAEYLRRLAELLRDQGVTVPLFTSDGPEDHMLSGGSVPGVLATVNFGSHARVAFETLRGHRPEGPLMCMEFWCGWFDHWGGQHTVRDAQDVAESLREILECGASVNIYMAHGGTNFAGWAGANRGGGDMHDGPLEPDVTSYDYDAPIDEYGRPTEKFWRLREVLAEYADGPLPEPPPTPEPLGAPADVDLAGWAPLSAVLETFGGPETVSPLPPSFEELDVDRGLVRYEVTVPGPRQPYPLIARGLRDVAVVYVDGTRAGVLTEGDEQLKEPVAGHARVELWVESLGRVNYGPRSGEPKGITGGVLHERQFLHGVRARALRLDAFDAGVDGVPFEPPAGEGAPGLYRGTVMVRGAGDACLELPGWTRGFVWINGFNLGRYWSAGPQHTLYVPGPVLREGGNEVWVLEFEGPSPEAGLRLMSDPRNPLRPS, encoded by the coding sequence ATGAGCGACTTCACGGTGGGGGACACGGATTTCCTGTTGGACGGGCGGCCGGTGCGTTTGCTGTCCGGTGCGCTGCACTACTTCCGCGTGCACGAGGAGCAGTGGGGGCACCGGCTGGCGATGCTGCGGGCGATGGGCCTGAACTGTGTGGAGACGTACGTCCCGTGGAATCTGCATGAGCCCGGTCCCGGCAGGTTCCGGGACGTGGGTGCGCTGGGCCGTTTCCTGGACGCGGCGCGGGAGGCGGGCTTGTGGGCGATCGTCCGGCCGGGGCCGTACATCTGCGCCGAGTGGGAGAACGGTGGGCTGCCGCACTGGGTGCCGGGGCATGCACGCACGCGTGACGAGCGTTTTCTGCGTCCCGTGGAGCGCTGGTTCGGCCGGCTGCTGGAGGAGGTCGTGCCCCGGCAGATCGACCGCGGCGGCCCGGTGATCATGGTGCAGGTGGAGAACGAGTACGGCAGCTACGGCTCGGACGCGGAGTATCTGCGCCGCCTCGCCGAGCTGCTGCGGGACCAGGGTGTCACGGTGCCGTTGTTCACCTCGGACGGCCCGGAGGACCACATGCTCTCCGGCGGATCCGTGCCCGGAGTCCTCGCCACGGTCAATTTCGGCTCCCACGCGCGCGTGGCGTTCGAGACGCTGCGCGGGCACCGCCCCGAGGGCCCGCTGATGTGCATGGAGTTCTGGTGCGGCTGGTTCGACCACTGGGGCGGGCAGCACACCGTGCGCGACGCCCAGGATGTGGCCGAATCCCTGCGCGAGATCCTGGAGTGCGGCGCCTCCGTCAACATCTACATGGCGCACGGCGGCACCAACTTCGCCGGCTGGGCGGGCGCCAACCGGGGCGGCGGCGACATGCACGACGGGCCGCTGGAGCCGGACGTCACCTCCTACGACTACGACGCGCCGATCGACGAATACGGCCGCCCCACGGAGAAGTTCTGGCGCCTGCGCGAGGTGCTCGCCGAGTACGCCGACGGTCCGCTGCCCGAACCGCCGCCGACGCCTGAGCCGTTGGGTGCCCCGGCCGACGTGGACCTCGCGGGCTGGGCGCCCCTGAGTGCCGTACTGGAGACGTTCGGCGGCCCGGAGACCGTCTCTCCCCTCCCGCCGTCCTTCGAGGAGCTGGACGTGGACAGGGGGCTCGTACGGTACGAGGTCACCGTGCCGGGGCCGCGGCAGCCGTATCCGCTGATCGCGCGCGGGCTGCGGGATGTGGCGGTGGTGTACGTCGACGGGACGCGGGCCGGGGTGCTCACCGAGGGCGACGAGCAGCTGAAGGAGCCGGTTGCCGGGCACGCGCGCGTGGAGCTGTGGGTGGAGTCCCTGGGGAGGGTCAATTACGGGCCGCGGTCCGGGGAGCCCAAGGGCATCACCGGGGGCGTCCTGCACGAGCGGCAGTTTCTGCACGGGGTACGCGCGCGTGCGCTGCGCCTGGACGCCTTCGACGCGGGGGTGGACGGCGTGCCCTTCGAACCGCCGGCCGGGGAGGGTGCCCCCGGCCTGTACCGGGGTACCGTCATGGTCCGCGGCGCCGGGGACGCCTGCCTGGAGCTGCCGGGCTGGACGCGCGGGTTCGTGTGGATCAACGGCTTCAACCTCGGGCGTTACTGGTCCGCGGGCCCACAGCACACGCTGTACGTCCCCGGGCCGGTGCTGCGGGAGGGCGGCAACGAGGTGTGGGTGCTGGAGTTCGAGGGGCCGTCGCCGGAAGCCGGGCTCCGCCTGATGTCCGACCCGCGAAACCCGCTCAGACCCTCGTAG
- a CDS encoding lysine N(6)-hydroxylase/L-ornithine N(5)-oxygenase family protein — translation MTHPPRHEPDTTRDLVGVGIGPFNLSLAALTHPLAELDTVFYDQRPTFAWHPGLLIDGATIQVPFLADLVTLADPASPWTFLNYLKARDRLFPFYFAERFHIQRAEYDAYCRWVAENLPALHFGHQVDAVRFNPERDVFEVDFTKLDTDGEADALGRTYTRNIVLGIGTEPHIPEPLKPLVDAPAVPVIHAADYTDHRDTLLAAEHVTVIGSGQSGAEIFLDLLRHRPAGRERLHWLGRTEAFAPMEYSKLGLEHFTPDYTRYFHSLAEPVRDRLVTSQWQLHKGIDTDTIAAIHDELYRRTLHGGWPDAVLTPGVHVRTAGRVATTKVELHLEHTQQNTRSRLTTDAVVLATGYRERPLDRLLAGLDPYLRRDSRERPRIDEHFRLVLDPAVTTSGCHVYVQNAEHHTHGVGTPDLGLAAWRSATILNSLTGKETYPLPRRTAFTTFGLEPQPLIPPARRPLTPLLDGR, via the coding sequence ATGACCCACCCCCCACGCCACGAGCCCGACACCACCCGCGACCTCGTCGGCGTCGGCATCGGCCCCTTCAACCTCTCCCTCGCCGCCCTCACCCACCCCCTCGCCGAACTCGACACCGTCTTCTACGACCAACGCCCCACCTTCGCCTGGCACCCCGGCCTGCTCATCGACGGCGCCACCATCCAAGTCCCCTTCCTCGCCGACCTGGTGACCCTCGCCGACCCCGCCAGCCCCTGGACCTTCCTCAACTACCTCAAGGCCCGCGACAGGCTCTTCCCCTTCTACTTCGCCGAGCGCTTCCACATCCAGCGCGCCGAATACGACGCCTACTGCCGCTGGGTCGCCGAAAACCTCCCCGCACTCCACTTCGGCCACCAAGTCGACGCCGTCCGCTTCAACCCCGAACGCGACGTCTTCGAAGTCGACTTCACCAAACTCGACACCGACGGCGAAGCCGACGCCCTCGGCCGCACCTACACACGCAACATCGTCCTCGGCATCGGCACCGAACCCCACATCCCCGAACCACTCAAACCCCTCGTCGACGCACCCGCCGTCCCCGTCATCCACGCCGCCGACTACACCGACCACCGCGACACCCTGCTCGCCGCCGAACACGTCACCGTCATCGGCTCAGGACAGTCCGGCGCCGAAATCTTCCTCGACCTGCTGCGCCACCGCCCCGCCGGCCGCGAACGACTCCACTGGCTCGGCCGCACCGAAGCCTTCGCCCCCATGGAGTACTCCAAGCTCGGCCTCGAACACTTCACCCCCGACTACACCCGCTACTTCCACTCCCTCGCCGAACCCGTCCGCGACCGCCTCGTCACCTCCCAATGGCAGCTCCACAAAGGCATCGACACCGACACCATCGCCGCCATCCACGACGAGCTCTACCGCCGCACCCTGCACGGCGGCTGGCCCGACGCCGTCCTCACCCCCGGCGTCCACGTCCGCACCGCAGGACGCGTCGCCACCACCAAAGTCGAACTCCACCTCGAACACACCCAGCAGAACACCCGCTCCCGCCTCACCACCGACGCCGTCGTCCTCGCCACCGGCTACCGCGAACGCCCCCTCGACCGCCTCCTCGCCGGCCTCGACCCCTACCTGCGCCGCGACAGCCGCGAACGCCCCCGCATCGACGAACACTTCCGCCTCGTCCTCGACCCCGCCGTCACCACCTCCGGCTGCCACGTCTACGTCCAGAACGCCGAACACCACACCCACGGCGTAGGCACCCCCGACCTCGGCCTCGCCGCCTGGCGCAGCGCCACCATCCTCAACTCGCTCACCGGCAAGGAGACATACCCCCTCCCACGCCGCACCGCCTTCACCACCTTCGGCCTCGAACCCCAACCCCTTATCCCACCCGCCCGCCGACCCCTCACCCCCCTCCTCGACGGACGCTGA
- a CDS encoding pyridoxal phosphate-dependent decarboxylase family protein, with the protein MRPLLDTVLDALHAGERARGGPLPAGGPDAVAARVRDAVGDVLPDEGDPDALRVLVQAVAEGAADPAHPLCAAHLHCPPLAVATAADLAVSALNPSMDSWDQAPAASELEELVTRALANEVYPDARNCANGPHRPAADTAQHHPDALITTGGTESNQLALLLAREAHGPSVRLVVGANAHHTLPRAAWLLGLPAPVVVPAPAGTLDPAALDQALTALPGPILVAATAGTTDAGLIDPLPDIAALCRTHGARLHIDAAYGGPLLFSQRHRAKLTGLAAADTVTLDLHKLGWQPVPAGVLAVKNTRDLAALHHHADYLNADDDTEAGLPDLLGRSLRTTRRPDALKIAVTLKTLGRTGLGTLIDHICDRAREFAALVQEHPGYELYDTPTLSTVLFRPTTATDAAVAAVRRQLLTDGRAVLGRARLDGRLWFKATLLNPATRPGDLAGLLKLVEGTTPR; encoded by the coding sequence CTGCGGCCGCTGCTCGACACCGTCCTCGACGCGCTCCACGCCGGCGAGCGGGCCCGAGGCGGCCCGCTGCCCGCGGGAGGCCCGGACGCGGTCGCAGCGCGCGTGCGGGACGCGGTGGGCGACGTACTGCCCGACGAGGGCGACCCGGACGCCCTGCGCGTCCTCGTGCAAGCCGTCGCCGAAGGAGCCGCCGACCCCGCGCACCCCCTGTGCGCGGCCCACCTCCACTGCCCACCCCTCGCCGTCGCCACCGCCGCCGACCTCGCCGTGTCCGCCCTGAATCCGTCGATGGACTCGTGGGACCAGGCACCAGCCGCGTCGGAGCTGGAGGAACTGGTGACACGAGCACTCGCGAACGAGGTCTACCCGGACGCGAGGAACTGCGCGAACGGCCCCCACCGGCCCGCAGCCGACACCGCACAGCACCACCCCGACGCCCTCATCACCACCGGCGGCACCGAATCCAACCAACTCGCCCTCCTCCTCGCCCGCGAAGCACACGGCCCGAGCGTGCGGCTGGTCGTCGGTGCCAACGCGCACCACACGCTGCCCCGCGCCGCCTGGCTGCTCGGCCTGCCCGCCCCCGTCGTCGTACCCGCGCCCGCCGGCACCCTCGATCCCGCCGCCCTCGACCAAGCCCTCACCGCACTCCCCGGCCCGATCCTCGTAGCAGCCACCGCGGGCACCACCGACGCCGGACTCATCGACCCCCTCCCCGACATCGCCGCACTCTGCCGAACCCACGGCGCACGACTCCACATCGACGCGGCGTACGGCGGCCCCCTCCTGTTCAGCCAACGCCACCGCGCCAAGCTCACCGGACTGGCAGCCGCCGACACCGTCACCCTCGACCTGCACAAACTCGGCTGGCAACCGGTCCCCGCCGGAGTCCTCGCCGTCAAGAACACCCGCGACCTCGCAGCCCTGCACCACCACGCCGACTACCTCAACGCCGACGACGACACCGAAGCCGGCCTCCCCGACCTGCTCGGCCGCTCCCTGCGCACCACCCGCCGCCCCGACGCCCTCAAAATCGCCGTCACCCTCAAAACCCTCGGCCGCACCGGACTCGGCACACTCATCGATCACATCTGCGACCGTGCCCGCGAATTCGCCGCACTCGTCCAGGAACACCCCGGCTACGAGCTCTACGACACACCCACCCTCAGCACCGTCCTGTTCCGGCCCACCACAGCCACCGACGCCGCCGTCGCCGCCGTACGCCGACAACTCCTCACCGACGGCCGCGCCGTCCTCGGCCGAGCACGCCTCGACGGCCGGCTGTGGTTCAAAGCAACGCTCCTCAACCCCGCCACCCGGCCAGGCGACCTCGCCGGGCTCCTGAAACTCGTGGAAGGAACCACCCCCCGATGA